From the Psychrobacillus sp. FSL K6-4046 genome, one window contains:
- a CDS encoding HAMP domain-containing sensor histidine kinase, giving the protein MKLKAKIHLFSTFLTLVILGLMNIGIYFIFESMAFDTEYNQLNNEVDELVGALSKMGADDDPATILRAFIPPNGGIRVINAKGESIVFVESIEEMKDYKPELENGERYTSGYFRGVPVLTITKPVIWQNGEVVEIHTLKQLVEVDKNLKFLRWTLIGVTIIGMLLMTISSVTLGNIITKPINKLIKTMSQSRMSGKYQKIELSKNRKDEMTQMGIAFNEMMEQLEENYNKQEQFVSDASHELKTPLTVIESYAKLLSRHGFKDKAIAEESVNAIIHETARMKEMISQMLLLAKGNGQHTQKSETIELYELVENTLQSMRTAYNRKFILKGDGPVYVNTDMEQLTQLLFIILDNARKYSEKEIKTTITEEENHTVVAILDYGNGIPKKDIDHIFDRFYRVDEDRNRKTGGTGLGLSIAKEIANRLSLEMEIDSTIGFGTTIYIFIPKTPILINF; this is encoded by the coding sequence ATGAAGCTTAAAGCAAAAATTCATCTTTTCTCTACATTTTTAACGCTAGTAATTTTAGGGTTAATGAATATAGGTATCTATTTTATATTTGAGTCAATGGCTTTCGATACCGAGTATAATCAGTTGAATAATGAAGTGGATGAGCTGGTTGGCGCTCTCAGTAAAATGGGAGCGGATGACGATCCAGCTACTATTTTACGTGCTTTTATCCCTCCTAATGGAGGAATTAGAGTGATCAACGCCAAGGGTGAATCTATCGTCTTTGTAGAGTCAATCGAAGAGATGAAAGATTATAAACCGGAGTTAGAGAATGGAGAGCGATATACCTCAGGTTATTTTCGAGGTGTCCCCGTCCTAACTATAACAAAGCCAGTCATATGGCAAAATGGCGAAGTTGTTGAAATCCATACGCTTAAACAGCTTGTTGAGGTAGATAAAAATTTAAAATTCCTTCGTTGGACCTTAATAGGGGTAACTATAATAGGGATGCTCCTTATGACAATTTCAAGTGTCACTTTAGGTAATATCATTACTAAACCTATAAATAAATTAATTAAAACCATGTCCCAAAGCAGGATGTCAGGAAAATATCAAAAAATAGAGTTAAGTAAAAATCGTAAAGATGAAATGACTCAGATGGGAATAGCGTTTAATGAAATGATGGAGCAGCTAGAGGAAAACTACAATAAGCAGGAACAGTTTGTTTCTGATGCTTCACATGAATTAAAAACGCCACTCACTGTCATCGAAAGCTATGCAAAGCTATTGTCTCGTCATGGCTTCAAAGATAAAGCAATAGCAGAGGAATCAGTAAATGCAATCATTCATGAGACGGCAAGAATGAAAGAGATGATTTCTCAAATGTTGTTACTGGCCAAAGGGAATGGACAGCACACTCAAAAGTCGGAAACAATTGAATTGTATGAGCTGGTGGAAAATACCTTGCAATCTATGCGCACTGCTTATAATCGTAAATTTATATTAAAAGGTGATGGCCCTGTCTACGTGAATACAGATATGGAGCAGCTAACACAGCTTCTTTTTATTATTCTAGATAATGCGAGGAAATACAGCGAAAAAGAAATTAAGACGACGATTACCGAGGAAGAAAATCATACAGTAGTCGCAATTTTAGACTATGGGAACGGTATTCCTAAAAAAGATATTGATCATATCTTTGACCGATTTTATCGTGTCGACGAGGATCGAAATAGGAAAACAGGTGGAACTGGTCTTGGATTGTCCATTGCAAAAGAGATTGCCAACCGTTTATCTCTCGAAATGGAAATAGATAGCACAATTGGGTTTGGTACTACTATTTATATTTTTATTCCAAAAACTCCAATTCTCATCAATTTTTAA
- a CDS encoding proline dehydrogenase family protein, translated as MMLKDIFMTLSENQVLNGAAKKYGLKMGAQHVVAGTNIEETMESIKKLNAQGISCTVDNLGEFVFEKEEALEAKAQIIAVIEAIEEHQVDAHISLKPSQLGLDIDYDFALQNLKDIIAVAKKYNTFINIDMESNKHLQPSFDILDELSKEYDQVGTVIQAYFFRAAEDIQKYKNFRLRIVKGAYKEPADVAYQTKEEIDQNYIELIEWHLLNGKFTSIATHDHNVINHIKQFIIDNNISHDKFEFQMLYGFRTDMQLQLAKEGFNFCTYVPFGKDWYGYFMRRLAERPANMNLVVKQVFNKKTNTMIGLAAGAFALGRLTKRKK; from the coding sequence ATCATGTTAAAAGATATTTTTATGACATTATCAGAAAACCAAGTATTAAATGGGGCCGCTAAAAAGTATGGTTTAAAAATGGGTGCCCAACATGTTGTAGCTGGGACTAATATCGAAGAAACGATGGAAAGTATTAAAAAGCTTAATGCTCAAGGTATCTCTTGTACGGTAGATAATTTAGGGGAATTTGTCTTTGAAAAAGAAGAGGCTTTAGAAGCCAAAGCTCAAATTATCGCAGTGATTGAAGCAATAGAGGAACATCAGGTTGATGCTCATATCTCATTAAAACCATCCCAATTAGGATTGGATATAGATTATGATTTTGCTTTACAAAATTTAAAAGATATTATTGCAGTCGCAAAAAAATATAATACATTCATTAATATTGATATGGAATCTAACAAACATTTACAGCCTTCCTTTGACATATTGGACGAGCTATCTAAGGAATACGACCAAGTTGGAACAGTTATCCAAGCATACTTCTTTAGAGCAGCTGAAGATATTCAAAAGTATAAAAACTTCCGTCTACGTATTGTAAAAGGAGCTTACAAAGAACCTGCAGACGTAGCTTATCAAACAAAAGAGGAAATTGACCAAAATTATATAGAGCTAATTGAATGGCACTTATTAAATGGTAAATTTACTTCTATCGCAACACATGATCATAATGTCATCAATCATATCAAGCAATTTATAATTGATAATAATATTTCACATGATAAATTTGAATTCCAAATGCTATATGGTTTCCGTACTGATATGCAGTTACAGCTAGCAAAAGAAGGCTTTAACTTCTGCACATATGTACCATTCGGAAAAGACTGGTACGGTTACTTCATGAGACGTCTTGCTGAACGCCCTGCAAACATGAATCTTGTCGTAAAACAAGTGTTTAACAAAAAAACGAACACTATGATCGGTCTTGCAGCAGGTGCATTTGCCCTAGGAAGATTGACAAAAAGAAAGAAATAA
- a CDS encoding transposase, with the protein MGRMRRIWQPEIYYHVTMRGNNRQNIFLNEGDVSLFFRALQRTYKKSNFIIIAYCIMNNHYHLLIRSPETPLSEVMLSINKTYSEYFKRKYNYFGQLYETRFFSSMVSDPIGLLNVSSYIHQNPLTTSKAMTNKMEYYPYSSFQYYFFDKKCDYPFVNTELLPNLIKNYPDIKERTYVAYCENFRIKQDLHFDYEIPTN; encoded by the coding sequence ATGGGGAGAATGCGGAGGATTTGGCAGCCAGAGATTTATTATCACGTGACAATGAGAGGCAATAATCGACAGAATATTTTCTTGAACGAAGGAGATGTTTCTCTCTTTTTCCGTGCTTTACAACGTACATATAAAAAATCGAATTTCATAATTATTGCTTACTGTATTATGAATAATCATTACCACCTTTTGATCCGCTCCCCTGAGACACCACTTTCGGAAGTGATGTTATCCATCAACAAGACTTACTCAGAATACTTCAAACGTAAATATAATTATTTTGGACAACTCTATGAAACCAGATTTTTTTCCAGTATGGTTTCCGACCCTATAGGCTTATTAAATGTCAGTAGTTACATTCATCAAAACCCTTTAACGACTTCCAAGGCTATGACCAATAAAATGGAATACTATCCTTATAGTTCGTTTCAATATTATTTTTTTGATAAGAAATGTGACTATCCTTTTGTAAACACCGAGCTACTTCCCAATTTAATAAAAAACTACCCTGATATTAAAGAAAGAACCTACGTAGCTTATTGTGAAAATTTTCGGATTAAACAAGATTTACATTTTGACTACGAGATTCCTACTAATTAA
- the menC gene encoding o-succinylbenzoate synthase translates to MIIKKVKLHHLNMTMKNSFVTSFGSVQEKPFLLVEVMDESGNTGWGESTAFHAPWYNEETFQTNLHIIKDFLIPLLLNRNINHPDEVSAIFSPIRKNNMAKAAIEGAVWDLYAKRNSLPLSQALGGTFKNIEVGVSIGLQKSSDELISVVKNYVQEGYKRIKVKIKPGSDISLISALRETFPELPLMADANSAYTLDDIEIFRQLDQYNLLMIEQPLGYDDIVDHSKLQREIKTPICLDESILSLEDVKKAIELGSAKVINIKISRVGGLTVAKKIHDYCLEKNIPVWCGGMLEAGIGRAHNIALASLPNFTFPGDTSSSSRYWEEDIITPEVVAKDGYITVPTGYGIGYEPNLESIKKFTENLWEFKA, encoded by the coding sequence ATGATTATTAAAAAAGTAAAATTACATCATCTAAATATGACGATGAAAAATTCGTTTGTAACAAGCTTTGGCAGTGTACAGGAGAAGCCTTTTTTATTAGTCGAAGTTATGGACGAAAGTGGAAATACCGGCTGGGGTGAGTCTACCGCCTTTCATGCCCCTTGGTATAACGAGGAAACCTTTCAAACTAATTTACATATTATAAAGGATTTCTTAATCCCGTTACTATTAAATAGGAATATAAATCACCCAGATGAAGTGTCTGCTATATTTTCCCCTATTCGTAAAAACAATATGGCTAAGGCTGCGATAGAAGGTGCTGTTTGGGATCTTTACGCAAAAAGAAATAGTCTTCCTTTATCTCAAGCACTTGGTGGGACCTTCAAAAATATCGAAGTGGGAGTCAGCATTGGCTTACAAAAGAGTTCTGATGAACTTATAAGTGTCGTAAAGAATTACGTACAGGAAGGGTATAAACGTATTAAAGTGAAAATCAAACCCGGTAGCGATATTTCTTTAATCTCTGCTCTAAGAGAAACGTTTCCCGAATTACCTTTAATGGCAGATGCTAATTCAGCCTATACCTTAGATGACATAGAAATATTTAGGCAGCTTGATCAATATAATCTTTTAATGATTGAGCAGCCTTTAGGTTACGATGATATAGTTGACCACTCAAAACTTCAACGAGAAATTAAAACACCTATTTGCTTAGATGAAAGTATCCTGTCACTTGAAGATGTAAAAAAAGCCATAGAATTAGGTAGCGCTAAAGTTATTAATATAAAAATAAGTCGCGTCGGGGGACTTACAGTAGCAAAAAAAATTCATGACTATTGCTTAGAAAAAAATATACCAGTTTGGTGTGGTGGAATGCTGGAGGCTGGTATTGGCCGTGCACATAATATTGCACTTGCCTCGTTACCTAACTTTACGTTTCCGGGAGACACATCAAGTTCATCCCGATATTGGGAGGAGGATATTATTACTCCTGAAGTCGTTGCCAAGGATGGATATATTACAGTGCCGACAGGCTATGGGATAGGCTATGAGCCGAATTTAGAATCAATTAAAAAATTCACGGAGAATCTGTGGGAATTTAAAGCCTAG
- a CDS encoding PepSY domain-containing protein, whose translation MKFTKIKKYTLIFVSVIVIVGTGFLFNVTQTNRQFMSENDVRSQLEQLYDAEVTDITLKENVYKAVITKGGSVYLVEVNSTNGDIYTMEQTNEYMLTGISQPVEQSEFATYSDTFEVREYPLTSNIRKKETNNNIVVEMSPITQIQVKEDTMSMVNKVETAQATEMKLIKSSISATSSIQEKLSDSKVDKPITEVIKNAIKDVLKTEPVKTEEVKKEPVKVEVAKSDEGKADAKAEAATDSIEGIKTDSSKTEPTKTDISKTETTKNETSKVESVKVESTKVETSKTEEPKKEEAKKEEPDASSTSTNKTQTETKKPEEAKQESTATVLITPEQATKIAQQQYKGTVDSNSFIKTNEGGYYLIVMQTADGNSKDSKDKKTKATIQVHAISGKILSVTWE comes from the coding sequence ATGAAATTTACTAAAATCAAAAAATATACATTGATTTTTGTGTCAGTGATCGTCATTGTAGGCACTGGGTTTTTGTTTAATGTTACCCAAACGAACAGGCAATTTATGTCAGAGAATGATGTTCGTTCCCAGCTAGAGCAATTGTATGATGCAGAAGTAACTGATATAACGTTAAAAGAAAATGTATACAAGGCTGTTATTACAAAAGGTGGCTCTGTTTATTTAGTAGAGGTTAACTCTACAAATGGAGATATTTACACAATGGAGCAGACGAATGAATATATGTTAACAGGTATTTCTCAGCCTGTTGAGCAATCGGAATTCGCCACATATAGTGATACTTTTGAAGTTAGGGAATATCCATTAACTAGTAATATACGTAAGAAAGAAACAAACAATAACATTGTAGTAGAAATGAGTCCCATTACGCAAATACAGGTAAAAGAGGACACAATGAGCATGGTTAATAAAGTAGAAACCGCTCAAGCGACTGAAATGAAGTTGATTAAGTCTAGTATTTCAGCCACTTCTTCAATCCAAGAAAAGTTAAGTGATTCTAAAGTAGACAAGCCAATTACAGAAGTAATTAAAAATGCAATAAAGGATGTCTTGAAAACTGAGCCTGTGAAAACAGAGGAAGTTAAAAAGGAACCAGTCAAAGTGGAGGTTGCCAAGTCCGATGAGGGCAAGGCTGATGCTAAGGCAGAGGCTGCAACTGATTCTATAGAAGGTATTAAAACAGACTCTTCTAAAACAGAACCAACCAAAACAGATATAAGCAAGACGGAAACTACTAAAAATGAAACCTCCAAAGTGGAGTCTGTAAAGGTAGAATCTACTAAGGTAGAGACTAGCAAGACAGAAGAACCGAAAAAAGAGGAAGCTAAAAAGGAAGAGCCAGACGCTAGCTCTACTAGTACCAATAAAACACAAACTGAAACCAAAAAACCTGAAGAAGCAAAGCAGGAAAGTACTGCTACCGTGTTAATTACTCCGGAGCAAGCAACTAAAATAGCCCAACAACAATACAAGGGAACCGTAGATAGTAATTCCTTTATAAAAACAAATGAAGGTGGCTACTATTTAATAGTGATGCAAACCGCAGATGGTAACTCGAAGGATAGTAAGGATAAAAAAACAAAAGCGACGATCCAGGTACATGCAATCTCTGGAAAAATATTATCAGTAACATGGGAATAA
- a CDS encoding 5'-nucleotidase C-terminal domain-containing protein, translating to MRNKKIKQTAVAAIVATSLFSASSISFASTSFQQVVDNARKDIKQASYSYNTPAQAGKLATSKELYPILNKAKANYQKARNEINKSNVKNKSALLKSLDELYAERVTKGLIPYIDAYNYADKYLTPIMKEIEAAEAGNDWEKIEKGYHKLSAQLKTRTAILYRFTGRDARHLLLTQYKDPANEVRNELMVPVTVYMKVKQAQALLTADKTEEANKVIETIQPLLDRLPSDKDLPAVKQLLEMVHALADHVDADFTLSVMHVNDTHGHVEKGPKRVTAVKEYRTLHPDALLVDAGDVLTGTLYFNEFKGQADVEMMNLMNYDVMTFGNHEFDLGSSPEGHKALKEFIEKSNFPFVSSNVDFSQDDLFNGLFNVKVSSDPKNGQIYSGIVKEINGQKVGIFGLTTAETEGISSPEKVKFTDYIKAAQTMVDEFEKQGINKVMAVTHIGYDDNPAVDNDLMLAAAVTGIDVIVGGHSHTQLDKPVIVNKDSKGVEKDPTVIVQAYQYSEFLGTLEVDFDKDGKVIAHEGALIPIKDQKDDEEALKLIEKYSTKVKEVESKEIGVTTDKDLENPRLSGDDSQSSVRKNETILGNIITDGMLAKAKKYDAKVIMALQNGGGIRSDIKAGPITVGDVITVLPFGNTLATMEISGADLKAAFEISFKSYPKENGGFLHVAGGKVEFDSSKPAGERVVSIKYFGADGKLVDVKDTETYVIATNAFTAKGGDSYDVFEKIYKAGKVTDLGLSDWENLREQFESLDKIPTEIEGRIVDVKK from the coding sequence ATGAGAAACAAAAAAATTAAACAGACTGCAGTAGCCGCAATCGTAGCTACATCATTATTCTCAGCTTCAAGCATTTCCTTCGCAAGTACATCTTTTCAACAGGTAGTAGATAATGCCAGAAAAGACATCAAACAAGCATCCTATTCTTATAACACACCTGCTCAAGCTGGAAAACTGGCAACGAGCAAAGAGTTGTATCCTATTTTAAACAAAGCTAAAGCCAATTATCAAAAAGCAAGAAATGAAATTAATAAATCGAATGTAAAAAATAAATCTGCCCTTTTAAAAAGCTTAGATGAATTATATGCTGAACGAGTGACAAAAGGACTTATTCCTTATATCGATGCTTATAACTATGCAGACAAATATTTAACACCAATTATGAAAGAAATTGAAGCTGCTGAAGCGGGTAACGACTGGGAAAAAATTGAGAAAGGCTATCATAAGCTTTCTGCCCAATTAAAAACAAGAACTGCAATACTTTATCGTTTTACTGGAAGAGATGCTCGTCATCTATTGCTAACTCAATACAAGGATCCAGCTAATGAAGTAAGAAACGAATTGATGGTTCCGGTGACCGTTTATATGAAGGTTAAGCAAGCGCAGGCATTACTGACTGCAGATAAAACAGAGGAAGCAAATAAAGTAATTGAAACAATCCAGCCACTTCTTGACAGACTACCAAGTGACAAGGATCTTCCTGCAGTTAAACAGCTTTTAGAGATGGTTCATGCATTAGCTGATCATGTAGATGCAGACTTCACTCTATCTGTTATGCATGTCAATGATACACATGGCCACGTAGAAAAAGGGCCAAAACGTGTCACGGCAGTGAAAGAATATAGAACGTTGCATCCAGATGCCCTACTTGTAGATGCAGGAGATGTATTGACTGGTACACTGTACTTTAACGAATTCAAGGGACAAGCAGACGTAGAAATGATGAATCTCATGAACTATGATGTGATGACGTTTGGTAACCACGAATTTGATTTAGGGTCTTCTCCTGAGGGACATAAAGCTTTAAAAGAGTTTATCGAGAAATCCAATTTCCCATTTGTTAGCTCCAACGTAGACTTCTCTCAAGATGATTTATTCAATGGGCTATTTAATGTAAAAGTATCATCGGACCCTAAAAATGGACAAATCTACAGCGGTATCGTAAAGGAAATTAACGGTCAAAAAGTTGGTATCTTTGGTTTAACGACTGCTGAAACAGAAGGAATTTCAAGTCCAGAAAAAGTGAAATTTACAGACTACATTAAAGCAGCTCAAACGATGGTAGATGAGTTTGAAAAACAAGGAATTAACAAAGTAATGGCAGTTACTCATATTGGTTACGATGACAACCCCGCAGTAGATAATGATTTGATGCTAGCAGCCGCTGTCACAGGAATCGATGTAATTGTTGGTGGACACAGTCATACACAGCTGGACAAGCCTGTGATTGTTAATAAAGACAGTAAGGGTGTTGAGAAAGATCCTACCGTGATTGTGCAAGCATATCAATATAGCGAATTCCTAGGCACTTTAGAGGTAGACTTCGATAAAGATGGTAAAGTAATAGCTCATGAAGGTGCTTTAATACCGATAAAAGATCAAAAAGATGATGAGGAAGCCCTTAAGCTTATCGAAAAGTACTCCACGAAAGTTAAAGAAGTTGAATCAAAAGAAATTGGAGTAACTACAGATAAAGATTTAGAAAATCCTCGCCTAAGTGGTGATGATTCACAGTCAAGCGTACGTAAAAATGAAACGATCCTCGGCAATATAATTACAGATGGAATGTTAGCAAAAGCTAAAAAGTATGATGCCAAAGTAATCATGGCACTTCAAAATGGTGGAGGAATTCGTTCAGATATTAAAGCAGGACCAATCACGGTTGGTGACGTAATTACGGTACTTCCTTTCGGTAATACATTAGCGACAATGGAAATCAGTGGTGCTGACCTGAAGGCTGCATTTGAGATTAGCTTTAAATCATATCCAAAGGAAAATGGAGGATTCTTACACGTTGCTGGAGGTAAGGTAGAATTTGACTCATCGAAGCCAGCGGGTGAAAGAGTTGTTTCTATTAAATACTTTGGTGCTGATGGTAAATTAGTAGACGTGAAGGATACAGAGACTTATGTAATTGCTACCAATGCGTTTACAGCTAAGGGTGGAGACAGCTACGATGTTTTCGAGAAAATTTATAAAGCTGGTAAAGTAACTGACTTAGGTCTTTCTGATTGGGAGAATTTAAGAGAACAGTTTGAATCCCTTGATAAAATACCTACAGAAATAGAAGGTAGAATTGTAGATGTAAAAAAATAG
- a CDS encoding response regulator transcription factor yields MKEQILIIEDEENIARVLQLELEFEGYSVEIAYTGTDGLIKYREKPWDLVLLDLMLPGLNGLDVLRRIRATEAKTPVILLTAKSGLEDKVKGLDLGANDYVTKPFEIEELLARVRSAIRFNKSSASAPDQVDNIHVHVFHSITLNEQTREITNDGEQVNLTPREYDLLLYLIKHPNQVLSREQLLDAVWGFDYYGDTNIVDVYIRYVRKKLEEKNCSSFIQTVRGVGYVLKELKNEA; encoded by the coding sequence ATGAAAGAGCAGATATTAATTATAGAGGATGAGGAAAATATTGCTCGTGTTCTACAATTAGAGCTGGAATTCGAGGGGTATTCTGTCGAGATTGCTTATACAGGTACAGATGGCCTTATTAAATATAGAGAAAAGCCCTGGGATCTGGTGCTGCTAGATTTGATGCTGCCAGGGTTAAATGGGTTAGATGTATTAAGGAGAATTAGAGCAACAGAGGCTAAAACTCCAGTTATTTTATTGACTGCAAAGAGCGGGCTGGAGGATAAGGTGAAGGGTTTGGATTTAGGGGCAAACGATTATGTGACGAAGCCGTTTGAAATTGAAGAGCTTCTTGCTCGTGTACGTTCAGCCATTCGTTTCAATAAATCCTCTGCTTCTGCACCAGATCAAGTAGACAATATTCATGTTCATGTTTTCCATTCTATTACTTTAAATGAGCAAACGAGAGAGATTACTAATGATGGGGAACAAGTCAATTTGACGCCACGAGAGTATGATTTACTACTTTACTTAATAAAGCATCCTAACCAAGTGTTATCAAGGGAACAACTTTTAGACGCTGTGTGGGGCTTTGATTATTATGGGGATACAAATATTGTGGACGTTTACATAAGATATGTACGAAAAAAATTAGAGGAGAAAAATTGTTCTTCTTTCATTCAAACCGTAAGAGGCGTTGGATATGTTTTGAAGGAGCTAAAAAATGAAGCTTAA
- a CDS encoding carbohydrate kinase has protein sequence MYDVVALGEILIDFTPYGQSDNKNTLFERNPGGAPANVLVMLSKLGMKTSFIGKIGADDFGTFLKETLISNHVDTTGVVTTGQVNTTLAFIHLHPDGDRSFSFYRKPGADITLEEKEVNYELIDNAKLFHFGSVSMTSEPSRQATISALKYAKEKGLLISFDPNLRESLWDDLSEAKKVISDSMHFADILKVSEEELHFLTTTMDYENGTELLSRNYGIPLILVTLGEKGCFFRYKDKTEMIPPYVVEAIDTTGSGDAFCGALLFKILAESNMENLNIDKLKSSVLFANAAGALAATKRGGIPALPTLKGICQLQEDSRNEV, from the coding sequence ATGTATGACGTGGTAGCATTAGGTGAGATATTAATCGACTTTACACCCTATGGGCAATCCGACAATAAAAATACATTATTTGAAAGAAATCCGGGTGGAGCCCCAGCGAACGTATTGGTTATGCTTAGTAAACTAGGGATGAAAACATCCTTTATCGGTAAAATAGGGGCAGATGACTTTGGGACGTTTCTTAAGGAAACTTTAATATCTAATCATGTAGATACGACTGGTGTAGTGACAACTGGACAAGTCAACACGACCTTGGCCTTTATTCATCTCCATCCGGATGGAGACCGTTCTTTTAGTTTTTACCGTAAACCAGGTGCTGATATTACTTTAGAGGAAAAAGAAGTGAACTATGAATTAATTGACAATGCAAAGTTATTTCATTTTGGCTCCGTTTCCATGACTAGTGAACCTTCGAGACAAGCTACTATTAGTGCACTGAAATATGCTAAAGAAAAGGGCTTGCTTATTTCTTTCGACCCAAATTTGCGTGAAAGTCTATGGGACGATCTAAGTGAAGCGAAGAAAGTCATCTCTGATAGCATGCACTTTGCAGACATACTAAAGGTATCTGAAGAAGAGCTTCACTTTTTAACTACCACAATGGACTATGAAAATGGAACTGAACTATTAAGTAGAAACTATGGAATTCCATTGATTTTGGTGACTTTGGGCGAGAAAGGATGCTTTTTTAGATATAAGGATAAAACAGAAATGATTCCACCATATGTAGTAGAAGCAATTGATACAACCGGATCAGGAGATGCTTTCTGTGGGGCTTTACTATTCAAAATTTTAGCAGAGTCTAATATGGAGAATTTGAATATAGACAAGCTAAAATCTAGTGTGCTCTTTGCTAATGCGGCAGGAGCATTAGCTGCTACAAAAAGAGGCGGAATACCTGCTCTTCCTACATTAAAGGGTATTTGTCAATTGCAGGAGGACAGCCGTAACGAAGTCTAA